The following are from one region of the Leptospira selangorensis genome:
- a CDS encoding methyl-accepting chemotaxis protein gives MVNSAISKESSIAKIWTNGAIVINRIRLGLVVLFILTLIGVSKTNHPTQVIAHSVGTGLMALYCIFEFFLARGGRVGIGFQKTLVILDVIILSAIMAADCSIGPIVARDTLANMILFFIYFYIMIYSSLLGEKKFVLLVGLLTAIGVAIALYVGWKSGLVLTENASKSKDPDTLIFSVQIVKIGFMITASVILYQLMRLFENLTAEGSRLFGESQVFLTQIKDNQNIIRNSAENLETSIKEFAGYIARTGEKMESQAAALEEVNAVLEELSASSINNTQSIETQNESISGLSSNSQKLGGIIGDITEYSETLSVFAEENKADMENVTIAAERTNSYLADIANSFNRVDEINQIMGEIADKTNLLALNASIEAARAGVAGRGFAVVANEVSKLADFTSENAKSISSIVKQSQSFINEAKVASAETGDLTEKQKFKLIQTTDRIVQMNELYKEQKFILKSFLNELDTIKSASTDILESTKEQTLGQNELMKTMSQLEKDINEISEESTKLNTEIDKINSQASELRVLSGHSSE, from the coding sequence ATGGTAAATTCCGCGATCTCTAAAGAATCGTCTATAGCAAAAATTTGGACGAACGGTGCTATTGTTATCAACCGGATCCGCTTAGGACTAGTGGTTCTTTTTATTCTAACCCTGATCGGAGTTTCTAAAACAAACCATCCTACTCAGGTAATTGCCCATTCTGTCGGAACAGGTTTGATGGCACTATATTGTATCTTCGAATTTTTCCTAGCGAGAGGAGGAAGAGTCGGGATCGGATTCCAAAAGACATTAGTGATTTTGGACGTAATCATTCTTTCTGCGATCATGGCTGCTGACTGTAGTATCGGTCCGATAGTGGCGAGAGATACCCTTGCAAACATGATCCTATTCTTCATTTATTTTTATATAATGATCTATTCTTCTTTATTGGGAGAAAAAAAATTCGTACTTCTTGTCGGCTTATTGACCGCCATCGGAGTTGCAATCGCACTTTATGTAGGCTGGAAAAGTGGCCTGGTATTAACTGAGAATGCAAGCAAGTCTAAAGATCCTGACACTCTGATCTTCTCTGTTCAAATCGTAAAGATCGGTTTTATGATCACTGCAAGCGTGATCCTATATCAATTGATGAGATTATTCGAAAATCTAACTGCAGAAGGTTCTAGATTATTTGGAGAATCCCAAGTATTCTTAACTCAAATCAAAGATAACCAAAACATCATTCGCAACTCAGCAGAAAACTTAGAAACATCTATTAAAGAATTTGCAGGTTATATTGCAAGGACCGGGGAGAAGATGGAATCCCAGGCCGCCGCTTTGGAAGAAGTCAACGCCGTATTAGAAGAACTTTCCGCTTCTTCTATTAATAATACTCAGTCGATTGAAACTCAGAATGAAAGTATTTCGGGGCTTTCTTCGAACTCTCAAAAGCTGGGAGGGATCATCGGAGATATTACTGAATACAGTGAAACACTTTCCGTATTTGCAGAAGAGAACAAAGCGGATATGGAGAATGTTACTATCGCCGCTGAGAGAACGAATTCTTATCTCGCGGATATTGCAAATTCATTCAACAGAGTAGATGAGATCAACCAGATCATGGGAGAGATTGCGGATAAAACGAACCTTCTCGCATTGAACGCATCCATAGAAGCAGCAAGAGCAGGTGTCGCAGGAAGAGGATTTGCAGTGGTAGCAAACGAGGTCAGTAAACTCGCGGACTTCACTTCTGAAAATGCAAAATCCATTTCTTCTATCGTGAAACAATCCCAAAGTTTTATCAATGAAGCAAAGGTCGCTTCCGCAGAAACCGGAGATCTTACCGAAAAACAAAAATTCAAATTGATCCAGACAACCGATCGTATTGTCCAAATGAACGAACTCTATAAGGAACAAAAATTTATTCTTAAAAGTTTCTTAAATGAATTGGATACGATCAAGTCTGCTTCCACGGATATTCTGGAATCCACCAAAGAGCAAACTCTTGGCCAGAACGAATTGATGAAAACAATGAGTCAGTTGGAAAAAGACATAAACGAGATCAGTGAAGAATCCACTAAACTAAACACTGAGATCGACAAGATCAATAGCCAGGCTTCAGAGTTAAGAGTACTGAGCGGACATTCTTCCGAATAA
- a CDS encoding cobalamin-binding protein, protein MSKIGPQRIVCLTEETTELLYLLGEEERIVGISAYTERPPQAKEEKPRVSAFINGNIKRIKELDPDLVVGFSDIQAQLSHDLVKEGLNVLITNQRSLEEIFQTILMVGSLIGKSEQVSKLVESYKKRLNEIKERSSSKPKLKVFFQEWDHPIITGIRWVSELLEIVGAVDCFGHLKEKSLAKDRIISLHEVADAKPDLIIGSWCGKPMDFEWVRTREEWKDIPAIKNDKIFEMDPAIILQPGPALFEEGILEMNRILEEVRTSLS, encoded by the coding sequence TTGAGTAAAATCGGTCCGCAAAGAATCGTATGTTTAACTGAAGAGACTACTGAACTTCTCTATTTATTAGGGGAAGAAGAAAGGATCGTAGGCATCTCCGCATATACGGAAAGACCTCCTCAGGCAAAAGAAGAAAAGCCTAGAGTATCCGCTTTTATTAACGGAAACATAAAGAGGATCAAGGAACTAGATCCTGATTTGGTTGTGGGTTTTTCGGATATTCAGGCACAACTTTCCCATGATCTAGTAAAAGAAGGACTGAATGTACTGATCACCAACCAAAGAAGTTTGGAGGAAATTTTCCAAACCATTCTAATGGTGGGATCGCTGATCGGAAAATCCGAACAGGTTTCTAAACTTGTTGAATCGTATAAAAAAAGATTAAACGAGATAAAAGAACGTTCTTCTTCTAAACCAAAACTTAAGGTGTTTTTCCAAGAATGGGATCATCCGATTATCACAGGGATCAGATGGGTTTCAGAATTATTGGAAATCGTGGGAGCAGTAGATTGTTTCGGCCATTTGAAAGAAAAATCCTTGGCCAAAGACAGGATTATAAGTCTTCATGAAGTAGCTGATGCAAAACCGGATCTGATTATCGGAAGCTGGTGTGGAAAACCTATGGACTTCGAATGGGTACGCACCAGGGAAGAATGGAAAGATATTCCTGCGATCAAAAACGATAAAATTTTCGAAATGGATCCTGCGATCATTTTACAACCGGGGCCTGCCTTATTCGAAGAAGGTATCCTGGAAATGAACCGGATCTTAGAAGAAGTGAGAACCTCTCTTTCTTAA
- the acs gene encoding acetate--CoA ligase, with translation MSKERIVQPFAHFKKTANINLKDYKALYKESIENPKKFWAREASTRLTWFKKWNKVLDHDFKNAKVKWFEGGKINVSYNCLDRYIDTPLKNKAAIIWEGDNPQESKTYTYYDLYREVNKFANVLKNSGIRKGDVVMVYLPMIPELAITILACTRIGAIHSVVFGGFSPEALQSRIEDCKPRLIITSDGGYRGGKSLDLKKAVDTALDQSSEKVNNVIVVRRTGQETELNWKEGRDRWWHYLMNDPDLPAYCKPEQMDSEDPLFILYTSGSTGKPKGVLHTTGGYLLGVNMTFHYVFDIKPTDTYWCTADIGWVTGHSYLVYGPLSNGATSIMFEGVPTYPDVGRFWDVIDKHGVTVFYTAPTAIRSLMREGTDPIEKRNLSSLRLIGSVGEPINPEAWEWYFKHVGKSKCPIVDTWWQTETGAIMISPLPGAIAQKPGSATLPFFGVQPVLLDDEGKEINSKGEVSGNLAIKSPWPSMMRGVFKDPKRFFDTYFSIYKGYYFTGDGARRDKDGYYWITGRVDDVINVSGHRIGSAEVESALVENLSVAEAAVVGFPHDIKGQGIYAYVTVKEGVTTNDSLKKELIATVEKMIGKIARPDVIHWAPGLPKTRSGKIMRRILRKIASSEFEGLGDISTLADPSVVEKLIDDKKKYHS, from the coding sequence ATGTCGAAAGAAAGAATCGTCCAGCCGTTCGCTCATTTCAAAAAAACGGCAAATATCAACCTCAAAGATTATAAGGCATTATACAAAGAATCCATAGAGAACCCTAAAAAGTTTTGGGCCAGAGAAGCTTCTACCCGACTTACCTGGTTCAAAAAATGGAACAAGGTTTTAGATCACGATTTTAAGAATGCAAAAGTAAAATGGTTCGAAGGAGGCAAGATCAATGTCTCTTATAATTGCCTGGACCGTTATATAGATACTCCCTTAAAAAACAAAGCTGCAATCATATGGGAAGGGGATAATCCTCAAGAATCTAAAACTTATACCTATTACGATCTTTATCGTGAAGTAAATAAGTTCGCAAACGTTCTGAAAAATTCAGGGATCCGAAAAGGTGACGTGGTCATGGTTTACCTGCCTATGATCCCGGAACTTGCTATTACAATTCTTGCATGTACTCGTATCGGTGCAATCCACTCGGTCGTGTTCGGAGGTTTTTCTCCGGAAGCTCTACAAAGTAGGATAGAAGATTGTAAACCGAGACTCATCATAACTTCCGACGGAGGTTATAGAGGTGGGAAAAGTCTGGATCTCAAAAAAGCGGTCGACACTGCTTTGGATCAATCTTCTGAAAAAGTAAATAATGTGATCGTTGTCAGAAGGACCGGACAAGAAACGGAACTGAATTGGAAAGAAGGTAGAGATCGTTGGTGGCATTATCTAATGAATGATCCAGATCTTCCTGCATATTGTAAGCCTGAACAAATGGATTCGGAAGACCCTTTGTTCATTCTATATACTTCAGGTTCTACCGGAAAACCGAAAGGAGTTCTTCATACTACTGGAGGATATCTTCTCGGGGTCAATATGACCTTTCATTATGTTTTTGATATCAAACCTACGGATACATATTGGTGTACTGCGGATATCGGTTGGGTAACAGGTCATAGTTATTTAGTGTATGGCCCACTTTCAAATGGTGCCACTTCTATCATGTTTGAAGGAGTTCCTACTTATCCAGATGTGGGAAGATTCTGGGATGTGATCGATAAACACGGAGTCACAGTATTCTATACGGCACCTACCGCTATCCGTTCTTTAATGAGAGAAGGAACAGATCCTATCGAAAAAAGAAACCTGAGTTCTCTCCGATTGATTGGATCCGTAGGAGAACCGATCAATCCGGAAGCATGGGAATGGTATTTTAAACATGTCGGAAAATCCAAATGTCCTATCGTAGACACTTGGTGGCAGACAGAAACCGGAGCGATCATGATCTCTCCTTTGCCCGGTGCAATTGCTCAAAAGCCAGGATCTGCAACTCTTCCATTCTTCGGGGTACAACCTGTTCTTTTAGATGACGAAGGAAAAGAGATCAACTCCAAGGGAGAAGTTTCCGGAAACTTAGCGATCAAATCTCCTTGGCCTTCCATGATGAGAGGAGTGTTTAAGGATCCGAAAAGATTTTTCGATACCTACTTCTCCATTTATAAAGGTTACTATTTTACCGGAGACGGGGCAAGAAGGGACAAAGACGGATATTATTGGATCACCGGTCGTGTGGACGACGTGATTAACGTATCAGGTCATAGGATCGGCTCCGCAGAAGTGGAAAGTGCACTTGTCGAGAACCTTTCCGTAGCAGAAGCAGCCGTTGTAGGATTTCCACATGATATCAAGGGCCAGGGAATTTATGCATACGTCACAGTGAAAGAAGGTGTGACTACAAATGATTCTCTCAAAAAAGAACTGATTGCAACTGTGGAAAAAATGATCGGAAAGATCGCAAGACCTGACGTGATCCATTGGGCACCTGGACTTCCTAAAACCAGATCCGGAAAAATTATGAGAAGGATCTTGCGTAAGATCGCTTCAAGTGAGTTCGAAGGTTTGGGAGATATCTCTACCTTAGCCGATCCAAGTGTAGTGGAAAAATTAATAGATGATAAGAAGAAGTATCACAGTTGA
- a CDS encoding lysophospholipid acyltransferase family protein: protein MSEKLDTRESFKRRFLVWLVPTIVVFLQRIIGLTSRKVELGKEHFNSLYPLKKPFILCVWHTNVLYSPYLNKNRKLAVLISESKDGDFITGVVHRFGNGSIRGSSSKGGSKALKAMIVHLRKNLPAAFTPDGPRGPAWIVQPGVIAAAQVSQVPILPFHYECTKQWIAEKSWDKHRIPKPFTTFVISYGEPIMIPRDLDEAGFERERLKVEKAMLENKNRAEQKAEELRSKSSRSTRSELNPETRS from the coding sequence ATGTCGGAAAAATTGGATACTCGGGAAAGTTTTAAGCGTAGGTTCTTAGTTTGGTTGGTGCCTACGATTGTAGTTTTTTTACAAAGGATCATCGGACTCACCTCAAGAAAGGTAGAATTAGGAAAGGAGCATTTTAATTCTCTTTATCCTCTGAAGAAGCCGTTTATCCTCTGCGTTTGGCATACGAACGTTCTTTATTCACCATACTTGAATAAGAATCGTAAATTAGCAGTATTGATCTCCGAATCTAAAGATGGGGATTTTATCACCGGAGTGGTGCATAGATTCGGTAACGGAAGTATTCGCGGGAGTTCCTCAAAAGGTGGATCCAAAGCTCTTAAGGCTATGATCGTTCACTTGAGAAAAAATCTTCCGGCAGCATTTACTCCCGACGGGCCTAGAGGTCCTGCTTGGATTGTTCAACCTGGAGTGATTGCTGCAGCACAAGTTTCCCAGGTTCCTATCTTACCTTTTCATTATGAATGTACAAAACAATGGATTGCGGAGAAGTCTTGGGACAAACATAGGATCCCAAAACCTTTCACAACTTTCGTGATCTCTTACGGTGAGCCTATTATGATTCCTAGAGATCTAGACGAGGCCGGCTTTGAAAGAGAAAGATTGAAAGTGGAGAAAGCAATGCTCGAAAATAAAAATCGAGCAGAGCAAAAGGCGGAAGAACTTAGATCTAAATCTTCTAGGTCGACCCGGTCCGAATTAAATCCAGAAACTCGCTCCTAG
- the folE gene encoding GTP cyclohydrolase I FolE — protein sequence MENEVTSILKAIGEDPNREGLLNTPKRVRKAYEFLTSGYKADIDTIVNGAIFEEDSQGMVLVRDIEMYSLCEHHLLPFFGKAHVGYIPNKKIIGISKIPRIVDVFARRLQVQERMTEQIAYALMEVLDPLGVAVVIKAKHLCMMMRGVEKQNSELFTSCMLGEFKTNMVTRSEFLDLIRTGST from the coding sequence TTGGAAAACGAAGTAACGAGTATATTAAAAGCAATCGGAGAAGATCCGAATAGAGAAGGACTTTTAAACACTCCTAAAAGGGTCCGGAAAGCTTATGAATTCCTGACCTCGGGTTATAAAGCGGACATTGATACGATCGTAAATGGAGCGATCTTCGAAGAGGACAGCCAAGGTATGGTCCTTGTCCGAGATATCGAAATGTATTCTCTCTGCGAACATCATCTTCTTCCTTTTTTTGGAAAGGCTCACGTAGGTTATATCCCGAATAAAAAGATCATAGGGATTTCCAAGATCCCGCGTATCGTAGACGTATTTGCGAGAAGGTTACAGGTTCAAGAAAGAATGACTGAACAAATAGCATACGCCCTCATGGAAGTTCTGGATCCTTTGGGCGTTGCGGTAGTCATCAAAGCAAAACATCTTTGTATGATGATGAGAGGAGTCGAAAAACAAAACTCAGAACTTTTCACCTCTTGTATGCTCGGAGAATTTAAAACGAATATGGTTACTAGGAGCGAGTTTCTGGATTTAATTCGGACCGGGTCGACCTAG
- a CDS encoding glycosyltransferase family 4 protein, whose protein sequence is MMARRIKIGFDARMIAHSGIGSRIKGLLNWLGDTASKKGIQIILLGNPDLIKKNLSPKVLSSYEILEYNAGIYSIKEWFGIPEMKDFDLLDIPHFNAPLKFLDRCVVTIHDIIPFRMKQFHSSFLKQSYMKIVFLLIRKKAKKIITVSDFTAKDITEVFSFSPSQMRTIYNGLDSKTFSPKSDSEKKKFLKQYELKPGYLLSVGIGKEHKNLGFVLRSLKKLWSEKRIKADWVIAGSGGKLPDYLVEDAKGWEDRIKLVPYLSEQELATLYSAAELLVYPSLYEGFGFPPVEAQSCGCPVYSSNSSVLPEILEDTAFFFDPKDSLSFETGLVKLLDSPKLLSSKTKEGLKNSKRFDWKQSANEIVEEYLQLLKS, encoded by the coding sequence ATGATGGCCAGAAGGATCAAAATCGGATTCGATGCAAGGATGATTGCCCATTCAGGGATCGGTTCCAGGATCAAAGGACTTTTGAATTGGTTAGGGGATACAGCCTCTAAAAAAGGGATTCAGATTATTCTTCTTGGAAATCCTGATCTTATAAAAAAGAATCTTTCTCCAAAGGTTTTATCTTCTTACGAAATTTTAGAATATAATGCAGGAATTTATTCTATCAAAGAATGGTTCGGCATTCCTGAGATGAAAGATTTCGATCTATTGGATATCCCACATTTTAACGCGCCTTTAAAATTCCTAGATCGTTGTGTTGTTACTATTCACGATATTATTCCATTTAGAATGAAACAGTTCCATTCTTCTTTTTTGAAACAATCCTATATGAAGATCGTATTTTTACTCATTAGGAAGAAGGCTAAAAAGATCATTACTGTTTCTGATTTTACGGCAAAAGATATTACTGAAGTTTTTTCATTTTCTCCATCTCAGATGAGGACCATCTATAACGGTTTAGATTCCAAAACGTTCTCCCCAAAGAGCGATTCAGAAAAGAAGAAGTTCCTGAAACAGTATGAACTCAAACCTGGATACTTGCTCAGCGTAGGGATAGGCAAAGAACATAAGAATTTAGGATTCGTACTTAGATCTCTCAAAAAACTTTGGTCCGAAAAAAGGATCAAAGCGGATTGGGTAATTGCAGGTTCGGGTGGAAAACTTCCCGACTATCTGGTTGAAGATGCAAAAGGTTGGGAAGATAGAATTAAATTGGTTCCTTACCTGTCTGAACAAGAATTGGCCACTTTATATTCTGCAGCAGAACTACTTGTTTATCCTTCCTTGTATGAAGGATTTGGATTTCCTCCTGTAGAAGCTCAGTCTTGCGGTTGCCCGGTATATTCTTCCAACTCAAGTGTTCTTCCTGAAATTTTAGAAGATACTGCATTCTTCTTTGACCCCAAAGATTCACTTTCATTTGAAACGGGCCTTGTTAAGTTATTGGATTCTCCTAAACTTCTAAGTTCTAAAACCAAAGAAGGTTTAAAAAATTCCAAGAGATTTGATTGGAAACAATCTGCAAACGAGATTGTAGAAGAATATTTGCAGTTATTGAAAAGCTGA
- a CDS encoding DUF1289 domain-containing protein, with the protein MIVRSPCIKICNMDYDTGLCEGCYRTLEEIGRWTMYTEDERKTIRLKIEERKISLGKPSFKNS; encoded by the coding sequence ATGATTGTTCGCTCTCCATGTATCAAAATTTGCAATATGGACTATGACACCGGTCTCTGCGAAGGTTGTTATCGCACCCTAGAAGAGATCGGCAGATGGACCATGTATACGGAAGACGAAAGAAAGACAATCCGACTCAAAATAGAAGAAAGGAAAATTTCCCTCGGAAAACCTTCTTTCAAAAATTCTTAA
- a CDS encoding cation:proton antiporter codes for MEHHSLTLLVDIALSIIFATFFAIIAKALKQPLVLGYVIAGLIIGPLFGPYVGGKLTIGYVKSEESIELISEIGLILLLFIIGLEIDLKELARMGRSMFALGVLQFFLGVAAAWFAFRTFFPPAPGNFDLLYFAIALSLSSTMIVVKLLHDKFEISTVAGRLTIGVLVLQDIWAILFMGIQPDLQDPQILNVLGSLVKGIALVAVAFVVSRYILSRIFLFAASKPELVLITSIAWCFFLCGVAEKLQLSKEMGALIAGVSIAAFPYGADVISKLSGIRDFFITLFFVALGMKIQAPSASDLGLAFLAVGFVLVSRVLIIAPTVFFSGKGLRAGIVAGLNLAQISEFSLVILALGVQKEHIGKELQAIVLTSMIIASIISTYVILFNDTIARGIISFLSIFGVKENKEPLESQVTGETKRDIVVLGYFRIAQGLIDGIEDDKPSWLKRMLVVDFNPIYRQTLESKGIRWAYGDLANPESLHHLGIEEARYIVCTVSDMILKGTTNRRLLESLKSICRHHQPKIILTTDDPKEAEVLRNNGAAHVIVPGKISGLSLFTELSGMVDVNGSATIVKSAKAKPKKTTSNKKKVKKTK; via the coding sequence ATGGAACATCATTCACTTACTCTATTAGTCGATATCGCCCTTAGTATTATTTTCGCGACTTTCTTCGCAATCATAGCAAAAGCACTCAAACAACCTTTAGTCTTAGGTTACGTAATCGCTGGATTGATCATCGGCCCATTATTCGGACCTTATGTGGGTGGAAAGCTAACCATCGGTTATGTTAAAAGTGAAGAAAGTATAGAACTGATCTCAGAGATCGGTTTGATCCTTTTATTGTTCATCATCGGTTTAGAGATCGATCTAAAAGAATTGGCCAGAATGGGTCGTTCCATGTTCGCTCTGGGAGTTCTGCAATTTTTCTTGGGTGTTGCAGCCGCTTGGTTTGCGTTCCGTACATTCTTTCCTCCTGCTCCAGGAAATTTTGATCTTCTATACTTTGCGATCGCACTCTCTCTCAGTTCCACAATGATTGTGGTTAAACTTCTGCATGATAAGTTTGAGATCAGTACGGTTGCCGGGCGACTTACGATAGGTGTTTTGGTCTTACAAGATATTTGGGCCATTCTATTTATGGGGATCCAACCGGACTTACAAGATCCTCAAATCTTAAATGTTCTTGGCTCTTTAGTCAAAGGTATCGCTCTTGTTGCTGTTGCTTTCGTAGTCAGCCGTTATATTCTATCCAGAATTTTTCTATTCGCAGCTTCCAAACCTGAATTGGTTTTGATCACTTCGATTGCTTGGTGTTTTTTCTTATGCGGTGTAGCGGAAAAACTCCAACTTTCTAAAGAGATGGGCGCATTGATCGCCGGTGTGAGTATCGCAGCCTTTCCTTATGGCGCAGATGTGATCAGCAAACTTTCCGGGATCAGAGACTTCTTCATTACATTATTCTTCGTAGCTCTTGGAATGAAAATCCAAGCTCCGAGTGCGAGTGATTTAGGATTAGCATTCTTAGCTGTGGGATTCGTTTTAGTGAGCAGAGTATTGATCATTGCTCCGACAGTATTTTTCTCAGGCAAGGGTTTAAGAGCGGGGATTGTTGCCGGTCTGAACTTGGCACAAATTTCTGAATTCTCTTTGGTGATCTTAGCGCTCGGCGTACAAAAGGAACATATAGGAAAAGAACTTCAAGCGATCGTTCTCACTTCTATGATCATTGCTTCTATCATTTCCACTTATGTGATCCTATTTAATGATACGATCGCGAGAGGAATTATCTCCTTCTTATCTATCTTTGGAGTGAAAGAAAACAAAGAACCTTTAGAGTCTCAAGTTACCGGAGAGACCAAAAGAGATATCGTAGTATTAGGATATTTCAGGATCGCTCAAGGTTTGATCGACGGGATAGAAGATGATAAACCTTCCTGGCTCAAAAGAATGTTGGTTGTGGATTTTAATCCAATCTATAGACAAACTTTGGAATCCAAAGGTATTCGTTGGGCATACGGAGACTTAGCGAACCCGGAAAGCCTTCATCATTTAGGAATAGAAGAAGCAAGATATATTGTTTGTACAGTTTCCGATATGATCCTAAAAGGAACTACCAATCGTAGATTGCTTGAATCCTTAAAAAGTATCTGTAGACATCACCAGCCTAAGATCATTTTAACTACGGATGATCCCAAAGAAGCGGAAGTTCTTAGAAATAACGGAGCGGCTCACGTGATCGTTCCGGGTAAAATTTCGGGACTTTCTTTATTCACGGAATTATCCGGAATGGTGGATGTAAACGGAAGCGCTACAATTGTAAAATCTGCAAAAGCAAAACCCAAAAAAACAACGTCGAATAAGAAGAAGGTCAAAAAGACCAAGTAG
- the rocD gene encoding ornithine--oxo-acid transaminase, with translation MHTQTSQFYFDTEKEYGAYNYEPLPVVLERGKGIFLWDTDGKKYFDFLSAYSAVNQGHCHPKIIETLKAQSEKLTLTSRAFYNDQLGPMEKFLCDTFGFDRMVPMNTGVEAAETSVKLARRWAYQVKKVPTDKARIVFASGNFWGRSIGAISASTDPISKGDFGPFVPGFSIIPFNDTEALKKELEDPNVAAFMVEPIQGEAGVIVPREGYLKEVRKLCSEHNVLLILDEVQTGLGRTGKLLAADHENVKPDLLVLGKALSGGTLPVSAVLGSDEIILTLKPGTHGSTFGGNPLAAAVAKTAIQVLLEENLSENSDIRGTEFRSSLQTLKSEYPGKVKEIRGKGLLNAVEFFPDETGPRAKKICYKLLESGILAKQTHDHTIRFAPPLCISKTELEEATSLILQTIRKTLD, from the coding sequence ATGCATACGCAAACTTCCCAATTTTACTTCGATACCGAAAAAGAGTACGGAGCATATAACTATGAACCTCTTCCCGTGGTGCTGGAAAGAGGGAAAGGTATCTTTCTTTGGGATACGGATGGAAAAAAATATTTCGATTTTCTATCCGCTTACAGCGCTGTGAACCAAGGCCATTGCCATCCTAAAATTATAGAAACATTAAAGGCCCAATCCGAAAAATTAACTCTTACTTCCAGAGCATTCTATAATGACCAACTAGGTCCTATGGAAAAATTTTTATGTGATACATTCGGATTCGATAGAATGGTCCCAATGAACACAGGAGTAGAGGCAGCAGAAACTTCTGTAAAACTTGCAAGAAGATGGGCATACCAAGTTAAAAAAGTTCCCACTGACAAAGCTAGGATCGTTTTTGCTTCCGGAAATTTTTGGGGAAGAAGTATAGGAGCAATTTCCGCATCCACTGATCCCATTAGCAAAGGAGATTTTGGTCCGTTTGTTCCCGGATTTTCTATCATTCCATTTAACGATACGGAAGCCTTAAAAAAAGAATTAGAAGATCCTAATGTAGCCGCATTTATGGTCGAACCCATCCAGGGAGAAGCAGGAGTAATCGTCCCAAGAGAAGGTTATCTCAAAGAAGTACGTAAACTTTGCTCAGAGCATAATGTACTTCTGATCTTGGACGAGGTGCAAACCGGCTTAGGTAGAACCGGAAAACTTTTGGCTGCTGACCATGAGAATGTAAAACCGGATTTGCTCGTGCTTGGCAAAGCATTATCGGGAGGAACTCTGCCGGTCTCCGCGGTATTGGGTTCTGATGAGATTATTCTTACCTTAAAACCGGGAACTCACGGCTCTACATTCGGCGGAAATCCTTTGGCAGCAGCAGTAGCCAAAACCGCAATCCAAGTCTTACTAGAAGAGAATTTATCCGAGAACTCGGATATTAGAGGAACGGAATTCCGCTCTTCTTTGCAAACTTTGAAATCGGAATACCCTGGCAAAGTGAAAGAGATCAGAGGGAAGGGATTGTTAAACGCAGTGGAATTTTTTCCGGATGAGACTGGACCAAGAGCAAAAAAGATCTGCTATAAACTGTTAGAGTCAGGAATTCTCGCAAAACAAACTCATGATCATACGATCCGATTTGCTCCTCCTCTTTGTATTTCCAAAACTGAATTGGAAGAGGCGACTTCTCTCATTCTTCAGACAATCCGTAAAACCCTTGACTAA
- a CDS encoding TRL-like family protein — MFLTNCLYTNIKSPGWYYSQSYSDVRGMEPVGKLEGTSCGTSWLWMVYTGDESYEAAVQNAVKDKADLLFDVQTDYSYKSFIFALYFEKCTRVTGIGVKLPQRLLKKE, encoded by the coding sequence ATGTTCCTTACGAACTGTCTTTATACGAATATCAAATCTCCAGGTTGGTACTATTCTCAAAGTTATTCCGACGTAAGAGGAATGGAACCGGTAGGAAAATTAGAAGGTACATCCTGCGGAACTAGCTGGCTTTGGATGGTTTATACGGGAGACGAGAGTTACGAAGCAGCTGTCCAAAATGCGGTTAAGGATAAAGCGGACCTTCTATTCGATGTTCAAACGGACTATAGTTATAAATCCTTTATATTCGCTCTTTATTTTGAAAAATGCACCCGCGTTACCGGGATTGGAGTGAAACTTCCTCAAAGACTTCTGAAAAAAGAATGA
- a CDS encoding DUF423 domain-containing protein: protein MASKNSNSIPLFLSAILGFLAVALGAFGAHGLKSILTPDLLAIYETGARYHLIHAVVLLVLALSGKLSESKFRRIGFWLIFSGILIFSGSLYALSLTGIRVLGAITPFGGLAFLTGWASIAYSAFSDKE from the coding sequence ATGGCATCCAAAAATTCTAACTCTATTCCATTATTCTTATCTGCTATATTAGGATTTTTAGCAGTGGCTCTAGGTGCATTTGGAGCTCATGGGTTAAAATCAATATTAACTCCTGACTTACTTGCGATTTACGAAACCGGAGCAAGATATCATCTCATTCATGCAGTAGTTTTACTCGTACTAGCATTGAGTGGAAAACTTTCAGAATCCAAGTTTAGAAGGATCGGTTTTTGGCTGATCTTCAGTGGGATCTTAATCTTCTCCGGTTCATTATATGCACTTTCTTTAACTGGGATCAGAGTTTTAGGTGCAATCACTCCTTTTGGAGGATTGGCATTTTTGACCGGTTGGGCATCGATCGCTTACTCCGCTTTTTCTGATAAAGAATAA